In the genome of Xanthomonas translucens pv. cerealis, one region contains:
- a CDS encoding DUF6597 domain-containing transcriptional factor has translation MPTPSRYAERDAPPALRDRLRCSWRFRQGAGEALPTRVLPDGCVDLIRDGRALFVAGPDHCASSAAVAPGSELSGVRLAAGAGAAQRRRRPTAVAAGAVRQAPAADRAADSLAIRAARRGRRAEDIAALPSRQCARRGAGTSDGRHGAALAPSGVGRGCVLGLGGGRD, from the coding sequence TTGCCAACGCCCTCCCGCTACGCCGAACGCGACGCGCCGCCGGCATTGCGCGATCGCCTGCGCTGCAGCTGGCGCTTTCGCCAGGGCGCTGGCGAAGCGCTGCCGACGCGGGTGCTGCCAGATGGCTGCGTGGACCTGATCAGGGATGGCCGCGCGCTGTTCGTGGCCGGACCGGACCACTGCGCCAGCAGCGCGGCGGTGGCGCCGGGCAGCGAGCTGAGCGGCGTACGCCTGGCCGCCGGCGCAGGCGCGGCTCAAAGACGGCGCCGCCCCACTGCCGTTGCTGCAGGCGCTGTGCGCCAGGCACCCGCTGCAGACCGAGCAGCCGATAGCCTGGCTATTCGCGCAGCTCGCCGGGGCCGACGCGCCGAGGACATCGCGGCATTGCCATCGCGACAGTGCGCGCGGCGCGGCGCGGGTACCAGTGACGGAAGGCATGGGGCGGCGCTTGCGCCATCGGGCGTCGGGCGAGGATGCGTCCTGGGCTTGGGAGGCGGTCGGGACTGA
- the xopN gene encoding type III secretion system effector XopN yields MKLYQHLNLSSTTNRSEASTSSAQSEIQPQAPAHAQPESGPAALAGLSRSPSPRGVEATAAATALSAASVTAEATAAPAHASVSATLQGLHTQLQQDKQRPVDKDLAAQLISALRPLRSSEATGAPRNLATSAELVGQVSEQDVMRWYQAQGLQESDVHTLRRTALLSGMPNPSGSFLNNAMQYIASPWINYATGNPWAGASFGFATAAIAAPMNAAQQSAVVSLCESIREHGGHVIVPDKSQINDKQWLPDLAIKLSEKLADFSKCYDDFSAAVGKHSANDAGALASDAEVVQAAQALMRAESALQKTQGDFVMTQGAHDRQWKGNRWQSIPRTLRSPLSSSLGLISKTPAIRALSPSAQAVASLVVTGMQHVAAGFDERAKQEANNTLNLLHADVFTPEGAQKLARGEPLGGQDIDEGKLRKLIQSPTQALVKRVTSGLTAVQKELSKKLENAGPASTEAGHEVDLELGHGNKPAALVELEKDLDCLREGRLTDLAHDGAAARLLAGSATSVISEQLVRDIGAKYTMREFSAQTAQRLGQAFHLGVFGSAASSVIGKLTSAAQGGTRNVPIPQVAGVAALSGAMAAVGALNQHVAISVKNNRREASPDIGLGKQITRGIMGGAQEAMAQYSGTKTSKAINAKLGDADVHTMLQKARELCQTQAAGPSNPLTLDEAVQQLRPGQRAASHSGEITVQIEEEKATPPA; encoded by the coding sequence ATGAAGTTATATCAACACCTCAACCTCAGCAGCACGACCAATCGCTCGGAAGCCTCCACAAGTTCCGCGCAATCGGAAATACAGCCACAAGCGCCGGCTCACGCACAGCCGGAAAGCGGCCCTGCCGCTCTGGCAGGCCTTTCGCGCAGCCCCAGCCCGCGCGGCGTGGAGGCCACGGCAGCGGCAACCGCGCTGAGCGCTGCATCCGTCACCGCCGAGGCGACCGCTGCGCCAGCGCACGCGTCCGTGTCGGCGACATTGCAAGGGCTCCACACGCAGTTGCAGCAAGACAAGCAACGCCCGGTAGACAAGGACCTCGCCGCACAACTCATCAGCGCACTGCGGCCGCTGCGCTCTTCGGAGGCGACAGGCGCCCCGCGCAACCTTGCGACCAGTGCGGAGTTGGTCGGCCAGGTCAGCGAGCAGGATGTGATGCGCTGGTACCAGGCGCAAGGCCTGCAGGAATCCGATGTGCACACGCTGCGCCGCACCGCGTTGCTGTCGGGCATGCCCAATCCGTCCGGCAGCTTTCTCAACAACGCGATGCAGTACATCGCTTCGCCATGGATCAACTACGCCACCGGCAATCCCTGGGCGGGCGCGAGCTTCGGCTTCGCGACCGCGGCCATCGCAGCGCCGATGAATGCCGCCCAGCAGTCGGCCGTGGTCAGCTTGTGCGAATCGATCCGCGAACATGGCGGACATGTGATCGTGCCCGACAAGAGCCAGATCAACGACAAGCAGTGGTTGCCGGATCTAGCGATCAAATTGAGCGAAAAGCTGGCCGATTTCAGCAAGTGCTACGACGATTTCAGCGCGGCGGTTGGTAAGCACTCAGCAAACGATGCGGGCGCGTTGGCCAGCGATGCCGAGGTCGTGCAGGCCGCCCAGGCGCTGATGCGCGCGGAGAGCGCCCTGCAAAAAACGCAAGGCGATTTCGTGATGACCCAGGGTGCGCACGATCGGCAATGGAAGGGCAATCGCTGGCAATCGATACCGCGTACGTTGCGCTCGCCCCTTTCCAGTTCGCTGGGACTGATCAGCAAGACCCCGGCGATACGCGCCCTGTCGCCGAGCGCACAGGCCGTCGCCTCGCTTGTGGTCACCGGCATGCAGCATGTGGCGGCGGGATTCGACGAACGCGCCAAGCAGGAGGCCAACAACACGCTGAACTTGCTGCACGCCGATGTGTTCACCCCGGAAGGTGCGCAGAAGCTTGCACGCGGCGAGCCGCTCGGTGGCCAGGACATCGACGAGGGCAAGTTGCGCAAGCTGATCCAGTCGCCCACCCAGGCGCTGGTCAAGCGGGTGACCAGCGGCTTGACCGCCGTGCAAAAGGAACTCAGCAAAAAACTGGAAAACGCCGGGCCGGCAAGCACAGAAGCCGGGCACGAGGTCGATCTGGAGCTGGGCCACGGCAACAAGCCCGCGGCGTTGGTCGAACTGGAAAAGGACCTGGATTGCCTGCGCGAAGGCAGGTTGACCGACCTGGCGCACGACGGAGCCGCGGCGCGGCTGTTGGCCGGGTCGGCAACGTCGGTCATTTCCGAACAACTGGTCCGCGATATCGGCGCCAAGTACACGATGCGCGAATTCTCCGCGCAGACCGCCCAGCGCCTGGGCCAGGCGTTCCATCTGGGCGTGTTCGGCAGTGCGGCATCCTCGGTGATCGGCAAGCTGACCTCGGCCGCGCAGGGAGGCACGCGCAACGTCCCCATCCCGCAGGTGGCGGGCGTGGCCGCGCTGTCCGGGGCGATGGCGGCGGTCGGTGCGTTGAACCAGCATGTGGCCATCAGCGTCAAGAACAATCGGCGCGAAGCCAGCCCGGACATCGGGCTGGGCAAGCAGATCACGCGCGGCATCATGGGCGGCGCGCAGGAAGCAATGGCGCAATACAGCGGCACCAAGACCAGCAAGGCCATCAACGCAAAGCTGGGAGACGCCGACGTGCACACCATGCTGCAGAAGGCCAGGGAGTTGTGCCAGACGCAAGCTGCTGGGCCGTCGAACCCGCTGACGCTAGACGAGGCGGTGCAGCAACTACGGCCAGGGCAACGCGCTGCGTCGCATTCGGGTGAGATCACGGTGCAGATCGAAGAGGAAAAGGCAACGCCTCCGGCCTGA
- the aceA gene encoding isocitrate lyase, whose amino-acid sequence MSTTLQTAEQIQHAWDTDPRWAGIARNYTAADVVRLRGTVHVEHSLARLGAEKLWKYLHEKDFVNALGALTGNQAMQQVKAGLNAIYLSGWQVAADANLAGQMYPDQSLYPADSVPAVVKRINNTLLRADQLHHAEGKDEIDFLQPIVADAEAGFGGVLNAFELMKAMIEAGAAGVHFEDQLASVKKCGHMGGKVLVPTREAIEKLNAARLAADVLGVPTLLVARTDAEAADLVTSDIDPNDRPFTTGERTVEGFFKTIKGLDQAISRGLAYAPYADLIWCETGKPDLAFARQFAEAIHAKFPGKLLAYNCSPSFNWKKNLDDATIATFQQEIARYGYKFQFITLAGFHALNYSMFNLAHGYARRQMSAFVELQEAEFAAADRGFTAVKHQREVGTGYFDAVTQAIQQGQSSTTALKGSTEEEQFHGEKAA is encoded by the coding sequence ATGAGCACCACATTGCAGACCGCCGAGCAGATCCAGCACGCCTGGGACACCGATCCGCGCTGGGCCGGGATCGCCCGCAACTACACCGCCGCCGACGTGGTGCGCCTGCGCGGCACCGTGCATGTGGAGCATTCGCTGGCCCGGCTCGGTGCCGAGAAGCTGTGGAAATACCTGCATGAAAAGGACTTCGTCAACGCGCTGGGCGCGCTGACCGGCAACCAGGCGATGCAGCAGGTCAAGGCCGGGCTCAACGCGATCTACCTGTCCGGTTGGCAGGTCGCCGCCGACGCCAACCTGGCCGGGCAGATGTATCCGGACCAGTCGCTGTACCCGGCCGACTCGGTGCCGGCGGTGGTCAAGCGCATCAACAACACGCTGCTGCGCGCCGACCAGTTGCACCACGCCGAAGGCAAGGACGAGATCGACTTCCTGCAGCCGATCGTGGCCGATGCCGAGGCAGGTTTCGGCGGTGTGCTCAATGCCTTCGAGCTGATGAAGGCGATGATCGAGGCCGGCGCCGCCGGGGTGCATTTCGAAGACCAACTGGCCTCGGTGAAGAAGTGTGGACACATGGGCGGCAAGGTGCTGGTGCCGACCCGTGAGGCGATCGAGAAGTTGAACGCCGCGCGCCTGGCCGCCGACGTGCTGGGCGTGCCGACGCTGCTGGTCGCGCGCACCGACGCCGAGGCCGCCGACCTGGTGACCAGCGACATCGACCCCAACGACCGCCCGTTCACCACCGGCGAGCGCACCGTCGAAGGCTTCTTCAAGACCATCAAGGGCCTGGACCAGGCGATCAGCCGCGGCCTGGCCTACGCTCCCTACGCCGACCTGATCTGGTGCGAGACCGGCAAGCCGGACCTGGCGTTCGCGCGCCAGTTCGCCGAGGCGATCCACGCCAAGTTCCCGGGCAAGTTGCTGGCCTACAACTGCTCGCCGAGCTTCAACTGGAAGAAGAACCTGGACGACGCGACCATCGCCACGTTTCAGCAGGAGATCGCCCGCTACGGCTACAAGTTCCAGTTCATCACCCTGGCCGGCTTCCATGCGCTGAACTACTCGATGTTCAACCTGGCGCACGGCTATGCGCGCCGGCAGATGAGTGCCTTCGTCGAGTTGCAGGAAGCCGAGTTCGCCGCCGCCGATCGCGGCTTCACCGCGGTCAAGCACCAGCGCGAGGTCGGCACCGGCTACTTCGATGCGGTGACCCAGGCGATCCAGCAAGGCCAGTCCTCCACCACCGCACTGAAGGGCTCGACGGAAGAAGAGCAGTTCCACGGCGAAAAGGCCGCCTGA
- the aceB gene encoding malate synthase A, producing the protein MSAAAFAASSLSAERSTPGITLTAALAGQNALLPPAALALLVSLHRAIEPERQARLAARRERQAWFDGGGLPDFRADTQAIRAGDWRVAPLPAALQDRRVEITGPTDPKMVINALNSGAKVYMADFEDSTAPTWRNLVAGQRTLAEAVAGTLSFSAPPARDGSPGKRYALKPYDEQAVLIVRPRGWHLDEKHVLVDGQALAGGLFDAALFAFHNGRALLAKDRGPYLYLPKLQSMEEAALWEAALSHIEAMLGLPQGQIKVTVLIETLPAVFEMDEILHALRERIVGLNCGRWDYIFSYLKTFRRHRDRVLPERGQVTMTQPFLKAYSELLIRTCHRRGAHAMGGMAAQIPIRHDEAANEQAMARVRADKLREVSAGHDGTWVAHPALIPIARAIFDEHMHAPNQHNVRREDVQADRDTLIAPSTGTITRAGFEGNIEVCVRYLAAWLDGNGCVPIHHLMEDAATAEISRSQLWQWLHVSGLHLDDGTAIDFALFDACMRHLPARLGERALLPGGNRLDDAIALLDALTRSEDLAEFLTLPAYQMID; encoded by the coding sequence ATGTCCGCCGCCGCCTTCGCCGCTTCATCCCTGTCCGCCGAACGCTCCACCCCCGGCATCACCCTGACCGCCGCGCTGGCCGGTCAGAACGCCCTATTGCCGCCGGCGGCGCTGGCCCTGCTGGTGTCGCTGCACCGGGCGATCGAACCCGAGCGCCAGGCGCGGCTGGCGGCGCGCCGCGAACGCCAGGCCTGGTTCGACGGCGGCGGGCTGCCGGACTTCCGCGCCGACACCCAAGCGATCCGCGCCGGCGACTGGCGTGTGGCGCCGCTGCCGGCCGCGCTGCAGGATCGCCGCGTCGAGATCACTGGCCCGACCGATCCGAAGATGGTCATCAACGCGCTGAACTCCGGCGCCAAGGTGTACATGGCCGACTTCGAGGATTCGACCGCGCCGACCTGGCGCAACCTGGTCGCCGGCCAACGCACGTTGGCCGAGGCGGTGGCCGGCACGCTGAGCTTCAGCGCGCCGCCGGCGCGCGACGGCAGCCCGGGCAAGCGCTATGCGCTAAAACCCTACGACGAGCAGGCGGTGCTGATCGTGCGTCCGCGCGGCTGGCACCTGGACGAAAAGCACGTGCTGGTCGATGGCCAGGCGCTGGCCGGCGGCCTGTTCGACGCGGCGCTGTTCGCCTTCCACAACGGCCGCGCGCTGCTGGCCAAGGACCGTGGCCCCTACCTGTACCTGCCCAAGCTGCAGTCGATGGAAGAGGCCGCGCTGTGGGAAGCGGCGCTGTCGCACATCGAGGCGATGCTGGGCCTGCCGCAGGGCCAGATCAAGGTCACCGTGCTGATCGAGACACTGCCGGCGGTGTTCGAGATGGACGAGATCCTGCATGCGCTGCGCGAGCGCATCGTCGGCCTGAACTGCGGCCGCTGGGACTACATCTTTTCTTACCTGAAGACGTTCCGCCGCCACCGCGACCGGGTGCTGCCCGAGCGCGGCCAGGTGACCATGACCCAGCCGTTCCTGAAGGCGTATTCGGAACTGCTGATCCGCACCTGCCACCGCCGCGGCGCGCATGCGATGGGCGGCATGGCCGCGCAGATCCCGATCCGCCACGACGAGGCGGCCAACGAGCAGGCGATGGCACGGGTGCGTGCGGACAAGCTGCGCGAGGTCAGCGCCGGTCACGACGGCACCTGGGTCGCGCATCCGGCGCTGATCCCGATCGCCCGCGCCATCTTCGACGAGCACATGCACGCGCCGAACCAGCACAACGTGCGCCGCGAGGACGTGCAGGCCGACCGCGACACGCTGATCGCGCCATCCACCGGCACCATCACCCGCGCCGGCTTCGAGGGCAACATCGAAGTGTGCGTGCGCTACCTGGCCGCATGGCTGGACGGCAACGGCTGCGTGCCGATCCACCACCTGATGGAAGACGCGGCCACCGCCGAGATCAGCCGCAGCCAGCTGTGGCAGTGGCTGCACGTGAGCGGCCTGCATCTGGACGACGGCACCGCGATCGACTTCGCGCTGTTCGATGCCTGCATGCGCCATCTGCCGGCGCGCCTGGGCGAGCGCGCGCTGCTGCCCGGCGGCAACCGCCTGGACGACGCCATCGCGCTGCTGGACGCGCTGACCCGCAGCGAGGACTTGGCCGAATTCCTGACCTTGCCGGCTTACCAGATGATCGATTGA
- a CDS encoding LysR family transcriptional regulator: MATRDTATPRFPYKSDRLKPLRAFCQTVRLGSVSRAAEALFVSQPAVTLQLQALERELGVVLLERSGRRLIPSREGQLLYEMAQPLVESLDRLEADFREKARGLDAGELNIAANSSTILYLLPKIVENFRARYPDVRLTLHNAISADGTELLRKDAVDLAVGSMLDVPADLSYAPVYRFEQLLIAPREHPLANLPTLTLHDLSPYPLILPPKRQVTYRLVDLVFQQARVPYTVALEVGGWEVIKQYVAMGMGISIVSSICVTEADRGKLATRMLGDYFPARSYGVVVRKGKYLSSQARAFIELIRPDLFTPRGYDESGPSER, from the coding sequence ATGGCCACGCGCGACACTGCAACTCCGCGTTTTCCCTACAAATCCGACCGACTGAAGCCGTTGCGCGCGTTCTGCCAGACGGTGCGCCTGGGTTCCGTCTCACGAGCCGCCGAGGCGCTGTTCGTCAGTCAGCCGGCGGTGACCCTGCAACTGCAGGCGCTGGAGCGCGAACTGGGCGTGGTACTGCTGGAGCGCAGCGGGCGGCGCCTGATCCCCAGCCGCGAAGGCCAGCTGCTGTACGAAATGGCGCAGCCGCTGGTGGAAAGCCTGGACCGGCTGGAGGCCGACTTCCGCGAAAAGGCACGTGGGCTGGACGCCGGCGAACTGAACATCGCCGCCAACAGCTCCACCATTCTGTATCTGTTGCCGAAGATCGTGGAGAACTTCCGCGCGCGCTACCCGGACGTGCGCCTGACCCTGCACAACGCGATCAGCGCCGACGGCACCGAGCTGTTGCGCAAGGATGCGGTGGACCTGGCGGTGGGCTCGATGCTCGACGTGCCGGCCGACCTCAGCTACGCGCCGGTGTACCGCTTCGAGCAATTGCTGATCGCCCCGCGCGAGCACCCGCTGGCGAACTTGCCCACGCTCACCTTGCACGACTTGTCGCCGTATCCGCTGATCCTGCCGCCCAAGCGCCAGGTGACCTATCGCCTGGTCGACCTGGTGTTCCAGCAGGCGCGGGTGCCGTACACGGTGGCGCTGGAAGTGGGTGGCTGGGAGGTGATCAAGCAGTACGTGGCGATGGGCATGGGCATCTCCATCGTCAGCTCGATCTGCGTCACCGAGGCCGACCGCGGCAAGCTCGCCACGCGCATGCTGGGCGACTATTTCCCCGCCCGCAGCTACGGCGTGGTGGTGCGCAAAGGCAAGTACCTGTCGTCGCAGGCACGCGCCTTTATCGAACTGATCCGGCCGGACCTGTTCACCCCGCGCGGCTACGACGAAAGCGGGCCGTCGGAGCGCTAG